Sequence from the Cucumis sativus cultivar 9930 chromosome 1, Cucumber_9930_V3, whole genome shotgun sequence genome:
CACGGAGATCGTTTACAAAGGCAGCCATAACCATCCCAAGCCCCAATCCACGAGGAGGTCGTCGCTGTCATCGGCCGGTTCTTCTCAAGCCATAGTGGCTTTGAATCAGGCCGCTAACGAGATGGCGGACCAGTCATTTACAACCCAAGGCAGTGGCCAATTTGACGGCGTTGCAACACCGGAGAATTCCTCGATTTCAATCGGCGACGAAGACTTCGATCGGAGCTCTCAGAAGAGCAAATCCGGAGGGGACGATTTTGATGAGGAAGAACCAGAGGCTAAGAGATGGTGAGTTGGGCCCAATCCAATGCTCTGCTTTTGCAAATCGACTCTGTTTTGTAAACTAAGGATTTGGGGAATTGATTTTCAGGCGAAGGGAAGGTGACAACAATGAAGGTATTTCGGCTGCCGGCAGCCGGACGGTGAGAGAGCCGAGAGTCGTCGTCCAAACTACCAGCGACATCGACATTCTCGACGATGGTTACCGGTGGAGGAAGTACGGCCAGAAAGTTGTGAAGGGAAACCCAAATCCAAGGTGAAATAATTCTCtcatttcatttcctttcGAAATCCTAATTTCTAATGGAATCATGATTAAATACACGAGTCATTAACGTTATCTTTGTGGAAGAGTTTATAAAtaggttgtttttgttttggtgtAAATAACTTGTGAGATTATTTGTGGATCACCTATTATCCATCCCTAAAATGATTTAGTAATGGCTTGCCCAAAAATAAATGGAACCTCACATCAAATGCCcatgctcaaagtacaatttcatttttatctaatattcatgctcaaagtacaacaAAGTCTGAAAGATATGAAGTGCTAATATACATGACCATGACCATGACCATCGCGCTTAGGTTACTCTACATACATCCTCTCACACTATACTTGATAGGCAGTGCATTTTAAGATAAGAGAAAGGTCATAGATTTCATTTGTTTGGAGTTGAGAATGAATGAGTCATCCACACAAATACAGAAATTGATATTTGGGTGATTTAGTATTAGAAATACTAAAATGGGGGTATTTGCAGGAGTTACTACAAATGCACAAATCCAGGATGTCCAGTAAGAAAGCATGTGGAGAGAGCTTCACATGATCTAAGGGCAGTGATAACAACCTATGAAGGGAAGCACAACCACGATGTTCCACCGGCACGTGGCAGTGGAAGCCATTCCCTCAGCCGTCCATTCCCTAACAACGAGCCTCCTGCCGCGATTCGCCCATTATCGGTAGTGACCCATCACTCAAACAACGGAGGGCATCCGCAGGGTCTACGGCTGCAGCGATCTTCGGATTCCCAAGCAGCGTTCACAGTGGAAATGGTGCAAAATGGGAATGGATTTTCATTCCCAGAATTTGGAAACTCAATGGGAATGGGATCCTACATGAACCAAACACAGCCCAATGACAATTTGTTCACAAGAGCCAAAGAAGAGCCAAGAGATCATGATATGTTCATCCAATCTCTCCTATGTTAAAAGAGAGTTCGGCTGAAACAAAGGGgttttacaaaaaaagaaaaggtttccTCTTTTGGGGTTTCTTCAAATCacccaaaacttcaaatccaataagagagaaaaacataCACAAAAACAGACATCAAATAAGGttcatttaattctttttttggttgtatatttttttgctAGGAGTTGGTTGgggtttttccttttttttttttttttttttttttttgtgggtaGTAGTTATCTATAATACACCTGTAATTTAAAGTCATATATAACGATCATACcttcattattaataatttttgtattgaatttgagaataagatttatttaaataaataaattagatgGAGAAGGAGAGAAGATATATAGTTAGattagatagatagatagatatgGATTGGGGTTCGTGGGGGCGTAAGGAAGGCAGAAGAAGTGATGTGATCGATGACATGAGCATGGAAGTTTGAATGAGTCAAAGAAAGCGGTGGTGTGGTCTGCGATTGCTTGGCGGAGAAGTTGAAGTCCCAAAGTCAACTTTTAGGGAGATACCAAATGACTATTTTACCCCACGTTCACATGGGGGCTATTTCGGTAAAATAGAGTGATATGATTGCCTACGTCAATCACACCGAAACTTTTCTACTACCggtatttaattaattcattatttgGAAGacttttaatcaaactttgtAAGGTTTGAGTTTcattgtacatttttttttttgcttgaattagattcaaataaatcaaaaactctaattttaatcttaattcaatattcataaattattattgaacaCCTCATGAAGATTTGAGTgtttcataaaacaaatatttcaagaaatgATTGGACGAATTGGAATTAAACACAAATGGATTTGGAGAAGAGATGAGAAAAAGGGCAGATTAGAAGAGTAGAATGGGAAATATATGTATAGATTGTAAATGGAGAAAAGTGAAGCGATGAAAGGCCGTATTTAGAGGAGGTGGATGGCTAATTGTAGGAAAGTGAATGTGtgtgtaaataaataaaaaaaaaagtgataaaatgagtttaattaattaattaattaggaaCCAACCAAAGAGATGGAGTGgtgagagaagaagaaacgaaGGGTGGTGGTGTTTGAATCAAGGAAAACACAAGTTTTTAAGTGTGGTTAAGAATTAGTAAGGAAAATGACCACAGAAAAACATGAGAAATAATGAATATtggaaaaagagaataattaaCATTGAtacttctattattattatttttttttttaattaaagaagatgaagggCGCTGGTAAGAATGAGTACTCAAGCAGCACATAATGGAAGCTGGGTGTGCCAGCCAACTACGTATTACAGATCCAGAGGCATTTTCTTCGGAGACAGCCCTTTCTCTTTTGCAAAAACCATTCTCTTGGCTcagctctctctctcttctttcctcACCTCTCTTTTACAATGCCTTCTCACTCCCCTTGGGGAAAGCTCCTTCATCTCTCAAATGTTGGTGGGCCTTGCTCTTGGCCCCTCCTTCTACGGTGGAGACAACCCTATTCTGGAAGCCATTTTCCCATTCAAAAGCTTTTACGTCAGCGAAACCTTTGCCTATTTTGGTTGCATGGTCTTCATGTTTCTTGTTGGGGTTAAAATGGATTTGAGCTTAATCCAAAAATCAGGGAAAAAGGCCATGGTGATCGGATTCATGGCATTCTCAACCCCAATGTTATTCAACTTCTTCTTATCCACGTATTTGAAGAGCACTGTGGAGATGGATGCTCACTTAAAAAACACCCTCAGCGCCATTGGCGCTTTTCAAGCCTCCAGTTCTTTCCATGTCATTGCCTGTCTTTTAACCGACCTTAAGCTTCTCAACTCCGACATTGGCCGTCTCGCCCTCTCATCCTCCATGATCAGCGGCACCCTTTGTTGGGGAGGCCTTGTCATTGGCTTCACCCTCCGCCAAACTTCCATGCAGCAGCAAGACGCTCTCCCATGGATGGCCCTTTGCCTCGTTTGCATGATGATTCTCGTCGTTTACATTCTCCGCCCCATCATGTTTTGGATCATCGAGCAAACCAATCTCTCTGGCAGACCCATTAAGGAGGTCTACGTTTTTTGCTTGTTCTTAATGTTGTTGTTCTGTTCTCTCTTCAGTGAGTTCGTGGGCCAACATTTCATGCTCGGTCCAATGATACTGGGCCTTGCTGTACCCGATGGGCCGCCTCTTGGGTCCGCCTTGGTCGATAAACTTGACTCATTTGTTTCCTCTATTATGCTTCCATGCTATTTTGTCATAAGTGGGGCTAGAATCAATCTCTCCACGGTTAATGTGAGGAGTGCTGTGATTATTAATCTTTTGGCCTTTACTGCCTTTATAGGCAAGGTCATTGGGACTATGTTGCCTTCTTTGTACTGTAAAATGTCATTGGTTGATTCTTTGTCGTTGGGACTCATCATGAGCACTCAAGGGATTGCAGATATTCTGGGTCTCCAACATGGACTTCTCCTCTATGTAAACTAAACTCCATTTTTCATCATCTACATCTCTTTCccatattatttaataacatgattatgattatgattatttatttcatttttcttttacgtAGATGATAGATCAAAAATCATACAGCATGATGGTGGTGGCGATGATGGTGATGACAGGGACAATATGCCCAATAgtgaaaatgatatataatccATCAAAGAAATACAGATGTATTATGAGGAGGAGGACGATCGAGCATACGAGTGCCACAGGAGAGCTGCGTTTGTTGCTTTGCATTCACCACCAAGACAATACTCCCTCCATAATCAATATGCTTGAGCTCTCTAATCCTACAATTAAAAGCCCCATTTGCTTCTACCTCATCCACCTCCTCCAACTCACCGGCCGAGCCTCCCCGCTCCTCATCAACCACCACCTTCCTGGTCGTCGTGGCTCTAAACGTTGCAATCTCTCTGATCAAATCATCAACGCCTTCCAAATATATCAACAATTCAACTACGACAAGGTTTTTAAATTTCGTTATTAAACTTGATCATCAGAAGTTATCAAGCAAACAATGtctaaaccttttttttccttttggtttGAATTCAACAAAGGAGTTTATACATATGTGTGTTAATTTAGGTTATAATGAATGCGTTCACATCAGTGTCTCCGTATGCCACCATGCACGACGATGTGTGCATGTTGGCATTAGAGAAGCGGGTGGCGATGGTGATTGTGCCGTTCCACAAGCGGAGGACGATCAACGGCATAGTGGAGTCAATAAATCAGATAAGGGGAGTgaacaaaaacattttgtcAAAGGCTCCTTGTTCGGTTGGGATCTTGATAGACCGCGTACTGTCGCCCAGTGCAGTGTCATCGGTTTCGTTGACAAATAGGGTGGATTTGTATAAGGTGGGAATGATCTTTGTGGAAGGTCCCGATGATCGGGAGGCATTGGCGTATGCCACTCGCATGGCAGAGCATCCAAAGGTAGCGCTCACGGTGGTTCGAGTGATCGAGCCAAAGCGAAGTAGCAGGCACCCAACAGACCAAGACCTAGACGCGGAGATGATAAAGGAGTTCAAGTTAATCATGGCAACGTCTGAGAATAAGCATTGGACTTACGAAGAGGAAATAGCGAGTGATTGTGTGGGCCTCATAAATGTGATAAGAACAATGGAGCACGATTCTGATCTAATCTTGGTTGGGCGTCGCCACGATGGTGACTCAGCCCTGTTTGTGGGGTTGAACGAGTGGAATGAGTATCCTGAGCTCGGATTCATTGGAGACATGTTGGCATCCTCAGATTCGTCTGGAGCAGTGGCAGTGCTAGTGATTCAGCAGCAAACCATTGGCGGGGATCAAGAGTTTCTAGACGATTTTCGATGCCTCATGGAGGAGTCGTTTTCTGTGGACATAAATCCCCTCAACCTTCCAACGGCATGGCCCCAAAAATCTTCACTTACCTGATCCATCTGatcctttttgttttccttttaattaaatgcTTAGAGTCTTTTAGGCAGAACTTCTAAAGTTAGTTAATAACGTTAGATTTCTTACGTCTACCGTTTTCCATATCATTTCCgctttttacattttatttatttattattattattttgtactttatatttctttatatatcttcaacttttaacttcatatataaataagtacTCCCCCATTAGAATAGGAACACTTCTATGGTCCAACCCCTAtgtaatatcatatttttatatataaatctatcatttttttttaaaatttatgttatacAATTTGGTGAGTTGTTATCGAACAATTATCagtaaaattgaatattataattttgaattcaatcaACTAAGATTTCAAAGCTATCTTCGTTAAACTTCTTGACCTTTATATACATGAATCAAGTTCAACTATATaacataaacattttataatatatgaataaggTTGGACACCTTATTTTGTGGACACTATGGATGCGACCCATTTTATAGTTAGTACAAACCTtgtgatcctgaatcgttTATGTGGAGACATGAAAATGGAGGCATCCTATgagtaaagagtttacataagattgAAACAATGCAATAAtcacttttacgttataacaccatCAACTGTATAAAGTTAACTATTACAAGTATTTATGACTTAGGTAACATAAAATCTTAATCAttagttaactatgaactcctcCTGTTCACATGGGATTGCCTTTTATTCTGCATAGGTGAGAGCAACTCAACAACGTGATGACATAATAAGTCTTCCATTTTAGGAGTAAAACCGGGTAGATAGCTGGAGACATAGGATGCATGGCGAAATTCACTTAGGGTTAGTAGTACAGATATCCACAGGATGAGGGTGGGGCCAAGGATGCCACTCCTCGTCCCCACCCCCTATCTCATTCCCCATCCACAAATTTTCCCACAGGAAGTGGGGTAGGGATTCCCTGTAGGGATTACGTAGGATCGCACtacaagaaatgaaaagaatccTGATGTTAGAAAAAACGCCGACGAAAGGTTCGTCGGTGTTGACCACTTATCGTCAATGCAAGCAACGTTGCGTCGATGAAAGAGATCTTTTGCGACATATAAGAACCAGACATCAggaaatgtttaaaatttaatttaatatgtacACTTTCTCCGACATGCGACGAATAGTTTTCaggaaaagtttaaataataattcaatgtTTAAACTTTCCCTGGCATCTATCTGCCACACATCGAGGAAAGTGAAAATCGTAACGACAAATTTCCACTTTTCCCCACGTGTGCCTGATAGACGTCAGAGAAAGTTTGAacattgaattattatttgaactttttccaACGTCTACCTGCCACACGttgaaaaaagtgaaaatcgtaacaacaattttttacttttctcgACGTGTGGTAGGTACACGTcggaaaaagtttaaataatgaattattatttacacTTTCTCCGATGTCTACCAGCCACATGTCGGGGAAAGTGGAAATCGTAACgataaatttttactttttccgACATGTGAACTTTCTCTGACGTGTGGCAAGTAGACgttgaaaaaagtttaaataacgAATTATTATTTACACTTTTCCCGACGTGCTCCCTGCCTCACGTCAGAGAAAGTGTATGTATTGAAGTAACAAAGGTCATCTTTCCCTGACGTGTGGCAGGAGACATGTCGGAAAAAgtgtaaataataattcattatttaaacttttgctGACGTATTTACTACATACGTTGAGAAAAGGGACCTTTTCCTGATGTTTTTGAAGACGTCAAAGAAAGTTCACACTATTTCTTTTCCCTTCAACAGAGAACTGAATTCCACTACAACAAGTCATAGTTCTCCCGACGTTGGAGTGCGTCGAAAAAGATTCTAAAAGACGTCGAGAGATGGTCTCCAATGCAACACGTCGAGAGTGCCCTTTCCCCAACGTTCATTATGCTAACGACATAACGGTGTCGGGAACATGTGGCTCGCCCGACGCACAACTTAACGCCGGGAGAAGTGTTTTCTCGATGTGGCGTCGTGCAAGCTTTCCCCAATGCATATAAAATGGTGTCGGGGAAAGGCTTATTTTCTACGCAAACAATGGTCgggaataatttgaatttttttttctcatttaagtttctattaaatttcaatccaatttaattcaattaaaactaaacaaccaaagttaataattgaatataatgGCAAATCgaaattgtattataattaaataaacgttTCATTGTTTTCTAGCGAACTAAAGACGAGCCTTGAACACGCTAACTGCATGATTGCAGAACACTGCCTGAGGGAGGAGGAGTGAGATCAACAAAtggaggagatgaagaagatgatcgAGGAAATGAGTCAGGCATAGAAAGGTCCATGATCACTTGAGGTATGtacttttcaatatttaatttgtttaattttgcatATGTGATATTCTACTTTACTTTTATGTCATTTGTAGGTTTGACGTCCGTAGCTAGAGCACTAGAGCATAATATAGCTttcggtttttttttttattaatgtaattatttttgtattgaacATATTTCGTGTATAttgtttgtaattaattaaaatattttcattttcataatttgctataaattttgTCATGTCTGTGTTTAGgtaaattaactaaaacaataattacataaagacaaaagaaatataatagaattaataataaattagctaaacaaaaaaataatattaaaagcCTTTCCCGACGCACTTCTCACGTCGGGAAAGCCTTTCCCAACCTACGTTGACAAACATTTCTCTATCGTTGACGTGATCTGCGTCGACGAACATTTCTCTGTCGTTGACGTGATCTGCGTCGAGGAAAGTATCCCCAACGTGCTTTCCTTGACGTGTGGCTGCGGCGAGGAAGACcctatttcttgtagtgtcgGGTTCCTTatggaaaatattttccacTTTCGAGGAGAGTCCTGCGGGTTAAACGAATATCTCtagttagtagataggttgtttcTTTAAGGATTGgatccaagtcttgaacaagggccTCGATACCCTCTTATTGGCTCAAGAGAGATTCAGTTTATAAAGTTAGACGTTAAACtcattgttcaatagtggatcagtgatacttaaggagcaagatgtaacCTTGAGGGTAAAACGGTGCTTTGACCGACCCCGTTGAGATTACGTACAACTTGTGAAGAATTAACTTActaatcatggttatatcagatggaaaaaatatatatctatagtgaaaGGAGTGCAACTACAAGACTTTAGTgaaatgacccgttagttaatgAACGTTGATTAGCTTGATTTAAAAAGGTTTAGCTGGTTAATCTTGGATTGATGGAGCCTATGATTTATAGGTTCCTTAGGTTTTTCCTGCTCGTTTATATGAAATTAACTTATTAGAGTATGTTGGATTAATTCTCCATACACctacttaattaaaatatttatagaattcTCCTGGGTTCGTATAACTCTCAAACTTAAATAATGAAACCTATGCATATTAACCCCCATATTTTATCAATCCATGAAACTCTACTAAAATTCTCTTACATTAACCTACTTAATTAACTCTTAACCAATATCTATCACTTATCTAGAAACTAGAATCCCCTTTCCTGAAAGACAACATATAACAAAGTGAAATTTTGTATCAATGTGCTTGCTACAACATGGAACAGTagattttttgttaaagaaatatttactATTGCATCCTCTTGCAACATTCTATTTCTCCCGAACAGATTCTTTAGCCAAATTGCACGTTAAACACACGAATCTACAACAACAAATTCTGCCTCACAagtaaatatgtttattttaaaaaatgctttaacatttctcaaaatatcccccttttttttacctaaaatgtaggagaaaagagaaattagaAGATTTGGTTAagtaagagaagaagaaaacattatCTAAGTGCCGAGATTAAgcaaatattattatgtagAATAATGAGGAACAAGAAATGCTGAAAATGAGAATTCAAGATTGGGCCCAGATTAAGCGAGGatgagaaaaggagagaagaaTGAAGAGGAAAGAAGTTGGTTTGATGAAAAGGCAATGCAAGGGGGTTGGCATTGACAGATTAATGTCAATAGGTATATGCGTTTGTGTTCGAGTGCAGGAAGGTGATGGAAGTTTGGATGCAACAATAATGGAATAAATATGTTATCTTGATTGATGGTGTGAACTGTGGGAAGGGAAGAGGCAATAcacatttttatctttacgAACAGCAGCACTGAACTCCTCTTTCTCCTCCCTTTTCCCAAACCTCCTTGGGGCCTGATGGCCATAGTGTAAGACTTAACAAAATGACCGAGTCATACATACTCCCCCAAGGATTCTGTCGCCTTCCCTTCCCTTGTCTCTACCATCTCTACCATCTATTGAGATGAATACCAATTATAGTTTCACTTTCATACTTATCTTCCAAACTTTGCACACACAGTCCGGAAACCAAGCCGAACCACATTACTACGGTTCAGTTCGTTTTGAACCAATAAATCAGTTTGGTTCGGTTTTGGAAACTGAACCGTTTCCACCcctaaaagaaacatgaaCTGAAAACGATATAACTGGAAAAAGGTAACTCTCGTGGTCTCACGCATTCATCATCTTCTCAAACAGAGTACTTGGAACAAAGATACATTTCATCTCATTACAAGGCTTGAACATCCATGCGTACAAGGATGCTTATTATTCAACGTTCACCAGTACAAACTGAGGTTACAGAAGACTCAACAAAGAGCCCCAAGGGGCTCTTAACGACTCTCAACCAGGGGAGCTTCTTTTGCAAAAATGTCGCCAGCATATTTCCAATTTATAACCTTCCAAATGTTCTTCAGATAGTCTGGTCTGACATTTTTGTACTACACcatgaaaatgttcaaaacaCTAAGCAAACAGCAAAATAATCATCTAATGGCTGCAGGCCAAGTAAGAACGTATATCACACTGTAGCTTATCAATATGTGCATGCATCTTTAGCATTATCACCAAACTCCCACCCACATCATGGATCATTACCAGGTAACCCAACCGCACTACATGATCTTATCCAGATAGACACTCggaaaaagcaaaagcaaatcATACTCCCAATGggttgaaaatggaaaacatTTACCTGCAAATAATATGCATGTTCCCAAACATCAATCCCAAGCAGAGGCACTAAAGCAGATCCTTTTGTCACAAGTGGATCCTGAAAAGAGTTGCATCACCCACATGACTTGCAAATTTCAATcacttataaatataattcaaaatgcACTTTTGTTCTCCTAGATTTGATGTTAGTGCCTATTTGGTCCATAAATACTTCTAAATGAtccataaattaattttaccGTGAGTTAGACTAACAAATAATCGACAAGGCATATTGAATTGGTAAATTTTCATCGAGGTGacattaattactattttttgttttattattattgaactaGGCAGTGaaattttctactttctattactattattattttttgctttctcatcccttctcttcttcactCCCCACCATCTCTCTAAAACcacggtttttttttttttttttttcagaaacCTTCATAGTTCATAGAAAGCAAAGCTCACttctaatttgtaaaatgttgATGAACcctaagttttcttttccttttttctatttttattttaggaagAACCCTAAGTCAGTTTCCCACATCTTCTTCTACGATTTCGTTGCCCATTTTGCTCACATCTTCTTAGATTTCTTCCGCCCAATGCACAATCACCCAGTTGCCTATATCTTCTTGAATATTGTTCAAGTTGGGTCATTCATACAAGTGGGTACGTTTAAGGGGTGAGTGAGAAGCACAAGCTctataataaaactaaattagtaATTTATGCTCCATGAACATGACATTTGAATTTGAGGGAGAAGCACAAGCTCTATCAAAATATGAAGCTACAATGGTTGTTTCAAGAATTTcaaatctgaaaaaaaaagggttcaTTTTACAAATTGAATGTGATTTTTGCTTTGTGAGAAAGTTTCTACAAAAACCTTGGTTTTAGAGAGATAGAGGGGAgtgagaaaagaagaagggaggagagaaatagaaagagaCAGGGAAATTTCTCAAACAGAGAGAGAAGgcaaaaaatagaaagtagaaaattcaagtgtaactaaaaataataacaataaataagtaaaagaatGTCAGCTTATTTGACATTGTCAATTCAATATGCCATGTCATTTTTCCACTTCTAATTTTCTAAACCTTGGGAACTAAAGtgttcatttttaaattttaggaacCAAATAAACACTATCCTCAATTTCCAGAGACTAAAAGTGCATTTTACCCAAAATTCTACATGCCAATTATACGTGTATGTATGATACAAAAAAACTTTCATTgaacaaaaatggaagaatacAGAAGCATACAAAAACCAAACCCTCAAAAAAGGAGGACtctctacaaaaaaaaaaaaagaactccaTCTATGCAAAATCATGTCaattgaataattacaaaagatcTTTGAACATGAAAACGAACCAGAGACCAAATTTCTCTAACATTCCTCTCAACCACCATAAACATCCTACTATTCCTCTTATCCCACAACACCCATGACAATAATAACAAGGTAGAGTAAGGCGAAATAATTGGGCAACTAAATACAACTTAAGGAACATGGATATGGCTTTTAAGCAAATAAACTTGGAGATATACCTGATTGGCCGTGGTTTCAACAGATAGCTTCTTCAGTTCTTTATTCAGAGCAAGCCACTAGAAAGAACTCGAAAAAGCTTCAGTTAAACGTCTTCTGTATATTAAGGGGcagacaaaagaaaagaaaaaagcaaataaatagGAGGAGAACATACCACCCATCCAGAGCCCTGTAAAGCAGTACCTTCTGCATTGACTCTCTGAATCAAGGCTTCAAGAGAACCGAACTCAGAGTCGATTGCCCATCCTAGAGATCCCTTTGGAGGCTCACCACCCCCTTCCtgcaaatatattaaagaagaGAATGGATAGACTGAAACCTCTTCGAATCAGAGTCGTAAGGATTGAAACTTACATGAATTGGGGCCAGATTATTCCAAAAAATCGAATGATTAATGTGaccttaaaaagaaaaggatcaGTTAACCAGTTGagaaatgatatatatatacacacacacacacaaacacataTCTTTTAATCTACTCAACGAGCGTCGAACGATTTCCCAATTGAGTGACTCGATCTGATTTGATGTATTATACAAATGAGAAAGAATAACTCATATGGAAGTCTGAAAATCAAAAGAAgttcataaataaaagaaaacctcCGCCATTGAATTTGATGGCACTCTGCAATTTGACTACGGTGGAGGTGTGGCCTTTGTTGATGGCCTCGTGAAGTTGCTCAAGAGCCTTGTTGTAGTTGGTGATGTAGGCTTGATGATGCTTCTGATGATGAAGCTGCATAATTTCGGCGTTGATGACGGGCTCAAGAGCGCCATAGTCGTAAGGAAGGTCGGGCAAGGAGAAGGTCTGCAGGCCGCGGAGATGTCCAGACCCTAACCCTCCAGAAATTGTTGGAATTAGGTTTTTCCTGCCTAGAATTCGAAGCGCCATTGTCGATAATCTCTCACACATACGCAAGGAGTTTTCCAACTAAAAGGTCGGAATTCGCAagatttcaattaaaattaccCTGATTCCAAAGTTACCCTCAATCAAAATAGAGAAGAGCcaaggaaaaatgaatgaagacAAACTTTCATATAGATGATAGGCCTC
This genomic interval carries:
- the LOC101207158 gene encoding uncharacterized protein LOC101207158, translating into MASSSGSLDTSANSHPSFTFSTHPFMTSSYSDLLASANIDPPSSAPLRASTTGVPKFKSLPPPSLPLSPPPMSPSSFFAIPPGLSPAELLDSPVLLSASHVLPSPTTGTFPSHSLNWKSNFGYNQQNIKEENKYSSNFSFQTQSSKLPPTSFQPSSTIAPTTQGWSFQEQRKKEDSFSSEKNMVKPEFGSMRSFSPEYGVVQNQSQNNGSGELRSDYGNNYPQQSQTVNRRSDDGYNWRKYGQKQVKGSENPRSYYKCTFPNCPTKKKVERSLDGQITEIVYKGSHNHPKPQSTRRSSLSSAGSSQAIVALNQAANEMADQSFTTQGSGQFDGVATPENSSISIGDEDFDRSSQKSKSGGDDFDEEEPEAKRWRREGDNNEGISAAGSRTVREPRVVVQTTSDIDILDDGYRWRKYGQKVVKGNPNPRSYYKCTNPGCPVRKHVERASHDLRAVITTYEGKHNHDVPPARGSGSHSLSRPFPNNEPPAAIRPLSVVTHHSNNGGHPQGLRLQRSSDSQAAFTVEMVQNGNGFSFPEFGNSMGMGSYMNQTQPNDNLFTRAKEEPRDHDMFIQSLLC
- the LOC101213983 gene encoding cation/H(+) antiporter 15, which encodes MSTQAAHNGSWVCQPTTYYRSRGIFFGDSPFSFAKTILLAQLSLSSFLTSLLQCLLTPLGESSFISQMLVGLALGPSFYGGDNPILEAIFPFKSFYVSETFAYFGCMVFMFLVGVKMDLSLIQKSGKKAMVIGFMAFSTPMLFNFFLSTYLKSTVEMDAHLKNTLSAIGAFQASSSFHVIACLLTDLKLLNSDIGRLALSSSMISGTLCWGGLVIGFTLRQTSMQQQDALPWMALCLVCMMILVVYILRPIMFWIIEQTNLSGRPIKEVYVFCLFLMLLFCSLFSEFVGQHFMLGPMILGLAVPDGPPLGSALVDKLDSFVSSIMLPCYFVISGARINLSTVNVRSAVIINLLAFTAFIGKVIGTMLPSLYCKMSLVDSLSLGLIMSTQGIADILGLQHGLLLYMIDQKSYSMMVVAMMVMTGTICPIVKMIYNPSKKYRCIMRRRTIEHTSATGELRLLLCIHHQDNTPSIINMLELSNPTIKSPICFYLIHLLQLTGRASPLLINHHLPGRRGSKRCNLSDQIINAFQIYQQFNYDKVIMNAFTSVSPYATMHDDVCMLALEKRVAMVIVPFHKRRTINGIVESINQIRGVNKNILSKAPCSVGILIDRVLSPSAVSSVSLTNRVDLYKVGMIFVEGPDDREALAYATRMAEHPKVALTVVRVIEPKRSSRHPTDQDLDAEMIKEFKLIMATSENKHWTYEEEIASDCVGLINVIRTMEHDSDLILVGRRHDGDSALFVGLNEWNEYPELGFIGDMLASSDSSGAVAVLVIQQQTIGGDQEFLDDFRCLMEESFSVDINPLNLPTAWPQKSSLT
- the LOC101207896 gene encoding superoxide dismutase [Mn], mitochondrial, coding for MCERLSTMALRILGRKNLIPTISGGLGSGHLRGLQTFSLPDLPYDYGALEPVINAEIMQLHHQKHHQAYITNYNKALEQLHEAINKGHTSTVVKLQSAIKFNGGGHINHSIFWNNLAPIHEGGGEPPKGSLGWAIDSEFGSLEALIQRVNAEGTALQGSGWVWLALNKELKKLSVETTANQDPLVTKGSALVPLLGIDVWEHAYYLQYKNVRPDYLKNIWKVINWKYAGDIFAKEAPLVESR